One window from the genome of Eucalyptus grandis isolate ANBG69807.140 chromosome 7, ASM1654582v1, whole genome shotgun sequence encodes:
- the LOC104417888 gene encoding structural maintenance of chromosomes flexible hinge domain-containing protein GMI1: MEPSQNCGSIRKRPAEQAMNDGDIDRIYRFTILLPNGTTLGIALREPNPTMASGDFMLMAKERYNRAKAQDPSLRLKRPIAWESNELHLEDANGNRIKSRIIFDNFKPHKRHILRLHDGSGNTTDTFENMWDLTPDTELLKELPEEYTFETALADLIDNSLQAVWANPLKSKRLISLDISDEKISIFDTGPGMDDSDENSIAKWGKMGASLHRKYKVKAVGGKPPYLMPFFGLFGFGGPIASMHLGRHAMVSSKTMQSKRVYTLHLKREALLSRSGSQHSWKTDGGVRVPSENESARAPQGSFTKVEIFKPRMKNVNLYQLSCKLKDIYFPYVQCDGLSNLRRTIRPVHFEVPQQFTRLMLA; the protein is encoded by the exons ATGGAGCCAAGCCAGAATTGCGGGAGCATCAGGAAGAGGCCTGCGGAGCAGGCGATGAATGATGGTGATATCGACAGGATATATAGATTCACCATATTGTTGCCTAATGGGACTACCCTGGGAATCGCGTTAAGGGAACCCAACCCGACGATGGCCTCCGGAGATTTCATGCTGATGGCCAAAGAAAGGTACAATCGAGCCAAAGCGCAAGATCCATCGCTAAGGTTGAAGCGTCCCATCGCATGGGAGAGTAATGAGTTGCATCTCGAAGATGCAAATGGCAACCGGATCAAAAGTCGAATTATTTTCGACAACTTTAAGCCTCACAAGCGCCACATCTTGCGTCTTCAC GATGGCTCTGGCAACACAACTGATACTTTTGAG AATATGTGGGATTTAACGCCTGACACGGAATTGTTGAAGGAGCTACCTGAAGAATATACTTTTGAAACTGCTCTTGCAGATTTGATA GATAATTCCTTGCAAGCTGTATGGGCTAATCCCCTGAAATCTAAAAGATTGATTAG CTTGGATATATCTGATGAAAAGATCTCCATCTTTGACACTGGCCCTGGAATGGATGACAGTGATGAGAACTCTATAGCAAAGTG GGGAAAGATGGGTGCCTCACTTCACAGAAAGTATAAAGTTAAGGCAGTAGGTGGAAAACCTCCGTATCTAATG CCTTTCTTTGGCTTGTTTGGATTTGGAGGACCAATTGCCTCTATGCATTTGGGAAG GCATGCCATGGTTTCTTCCAAGACTATGCAATCTAAAAGAGTATACACGTTACATCTGAAGAGAGAAGCTCTATTGAGCAGATCTGGTTCTCAACACTCTTGGAAA ACTGATGGTGGCGTCAGGGTTCCTTCAGAAAATGAAAGCGCAAGAGCACCTCAAGGAAGCTTCACGAAG GTTGAGATTTTCAAGCCTAGAATGAAAAACGTGAATCTATATCAACTCTCGTGCAAGCTGAAGGACATCTATTTCCCATACGTTCAG TGTGATGGTTTGTCGAATTTGAGGAGGACTATCAGACCAGTCCATTTCGAG GTTCCACAGCAATTCACGAGGCTAATGCTTGCCTGA